The DNA sequence TCAGATCAGGCGTTCGGTCAGTTGACCAGTCGGCGGGCCGCGATCAGCTCGCGCAACTGCTGCCCTCGGACCTTACGGGGCCGGACCCGTTCGCGGCCGAGCTTGGCGCCGGCAAGCTCGGCGAGGATCTGCAGTCGGCGCCGATTCCGCTCGGGATCGAGCCGGTGCCCGGTGTTGGCCATGCCGCCGAGCGTGCCGACCGCCGTCGCGTTCGTCAAGCCCGGAATTCGCCCATCGCCGGTCACCACAGTGGCCAGTCGCCGGTCGCCGCCCAGTGTGTGGCGAGCGCCACAGTCGTGATGCTCCAGCCGGCCGACATGGTGAGCGCGATGCCGGTCGCCACGCCTCGGTCGCCGACCCGGGCGAGCAGGATCGCGACGGCCCAGGCGAGTGCGCCGCAGAGCAGCGTCGACAGGGCGTACCCGCGCAGGTCCTGGCCGATCAGGCCGGTCAGCAGCAGCCACAGCGCGGTGGCCAGCGCTCCGAGCGCGACTGCTCCGGGGCGTACCGGGTGCGGCTCCCGGTAGGTCGGCCGGGACGGGGCCGGTGGCCGTGCGGGCACGGCCGGGAACATCCCCGGCGGGTACGGATGCTGGCCGTGCTGTGGACCCCAGCCGGCAACCGGCGGGTGCCAGCCGGCCGGCGCACCGGGCCAACCGGGCGGGCTGGTCGGTGCGGGTGACGGCCAGTCGATCGGGCGGTCCGGCATCTCGTCCCTCCCTCCTGCGGCCGGGGCAGCGGCCGTGACGGTCCACCGCCGTGCCAGTCAGCGTACCGACGACGGCTGCCCGATCGTGCCCTGGCTCGATGTGGCAGAGTCACCGCGTGCGAGTGGCGGTGATCGGGCTGGGGCTTATCGGCGGTTCGGCGCTGCGCGCGTTCGCCGCCGCCGGACACCGGGTTTTCGGGTACGACGCCGATCCCGCGACCCGGGCCACCGCGCGTACCGCCGCCGCGCGGGCGGCACTCGGCGCGCGCTGGCAGGTCGCCCCGACGGTACGGGACGCGGTGGCCGACGCCGATCTGGTGCTGCTGGCGGTGCCGCTGCCGGCGGTGGGTCCGGTGCTCGACGAGATCGCTGCGGTCGGCTACTCCGGGCTGGTCACCGACGTCACCTCGGTCAAGGAGCCGGTGCGGCGGCTGGTCGACCGGCGGCTGCACCGCCAGCACGACCGGACCGCCGGGTTCGTCGGCGGCCATCCGATGGCCGGTCGGGAGACCTCCGGGTTCACCTCCGCCGATCCGGAGCTGTTCACCGGCTGCGCCTGGGTGCTCTGCCTGGAGCCGCCGGTGACCTCGGTCGACGACTGGCTGACGGTGGCGACAGCGGTGACCGGGCTGGGCGCCCGGGTGGTACCGGCCACCGCCGAGGAGCACGACCGTGCCGTCGCGGCGATCAGTCACGTACCACATCTGCTCGCGACCGCGCTGGCCGCCACCGCGGTGACGGACCCGCTCGCCTGGTCGTTGGCCGCCGGGTCCTTTCGGGACGGCACCCGGGTCGCGGCCAGCCGGCCGGAGCTGGTGGCGGCGATGTGCGGTGGCAACGCCGGGGCGGTCCGGTCCGCCCTGGACGAGGTGCTCGCCACCCTGGCTGCGGCCCGGGCGGCGCTGGACGCGGAAGACCCGGTGCAGGCTCTGGTGCCGTGGCTGACCCCGGGCAGTTCGGCCCGGGGCGGCTGGCCACCACAGCCGGGCCGGCCGCTGGAGCTGCCGGCCCGGCCGGACGCGCTGCTGCGGCTGGGGCGGGCCGGCGGTTGGGTCACCGCCGTGGCCGACGACCGACGTACCGTGACGGCGGTCCGGCCGGCACCGGTCGACTGACCCGGCCCGGCTGGCCGACGGTGGGCCTGCTGTCTACCGGCGGCGGCTCAGATCTGTTCGCCCCGGTCCAGCCGGATCACCCGGCGGTCGGTGACAACGGCGGTCACCAGGTCGGCGGGCGTCACGTCGAAGGCGGGGTTGACCGCGCCGGCCCCGGCCGGCGTGGTCCGGGCAGCGGCGAAGCTGACCACCTCGGCGGATCCCCGGTCCTCGATCTCGACCTGTGCGCCGGTCGCGGTCGCCGGATCCACCGTCGTCTCGGGAGCGACCACCACGAATGGCAGTCCGGCCCGGCGGGCGCCGAGCGCATGGGCGTACGTGCCGATCTTGTTGATCGTGTCGCCGTTCGCGCAGATCCGGTCGGCACCCACGACGACCGCGTCGACCAGGCCACGGGCCATCAGGAACGGCCCGGCCCCGTCGACGGCGACCCGGAAGTCGACCCCCGCCCGGTCGAGTTCCCAGGCGGTCAGCCGGGCACCCTGCAGCAGCGGCCGGGTCTCACTGGCGATCACCGATTCCAGCCCGCCGCGCCGGTGCAGTTCGACGACGACCCCGAGCGCGGTTCCTCCGGTGACCGTGGCCAGCGCACCGGTGTTGCAGTGGGTCAGCAGCCGGCACCGGGGCGGGCAGAGCTGCCCGAGCAGGTCGGCCCCGAGCCGGGCCATCGCCACCGACGCCGCCTCCTCCTCGTCGCGCAGGGCCACCGCTTCGGCGAGTACGGCAGCCGGGCTCTCCGCGAGCCGGGCCGCCGCCCGGTCGACGCCCCGGGCGAGGTTGACCGCGGTCGGCCGGGCGGTGCGCAGCCGGTCGACGGCGTCGGCCAGCCGGTCCGGCTCGTCGTGGTGCAGCCGCGCGGCCAGCGCCACTCCGAGGGCGCCGGCAACGCCGAGCGCCGGCGCGCCGCGTACCGCCAGGGACCGGATCGCGTCGACCACCGCCTCGACGGTGGACAGCCGCAGTACGGTGGTCCGGTCCGGCAGAGCGGTCTGGTCGATGATCTCGATGGCGTCGTCGACCCAGTCGATGGTCCGCATGCGACGACCTTAGTCGGCTCCGGCCGGGCGACAGTACCGCCGAAGGGGCCTATGGTGACCGGTGTGAGCAATGCCCGGGACCCGATCGCCGACCTTCGTCGGATCGCTTTCCTGCTGGAGCGGGCCAACGAGGCGACCTACCGGGTACGCGCGTTCCGGTCCGCCGCCACGGCACTGGCCGGACTGCCCGCTGCCGAGTTGTCGCAGCGGGCTGACGCCGGCACGTTGACCGAGCTCGCCGGGGTAGGCGAGGTGACCGCCCGGTGTGTGGCCGAGTCGCTGGCCGGCGAGGAGCCGGTCTATCTGCGCCGGCTGCTCGCTACCGAGGGCACCGACCTGGACGAGGCGGCGGCGGCACTGCGCGCCGCGCTGCGCGGCGACTGCCACACCCACTCGGACTGGTCCGACGGCGGTTCGCCGATCGAGGAGATGGCGTTGGCCGCGGTCGAGCTGGGCCACGAGTACCTGGTGCTGACCGATCATTCGCCCCGGCTCACGGTCGCCCGCGGGTTGACTGCCTCCCGTCTGCGCCGCCAACTCGACCACGTCGCGGCGCTCAACGCCGCCCTGCCGGAGGGGTTCCGGATCCTCACCGGCATCGAGGTGGACATCCTGCCGGACGGCTCCCTCGACCAGTCCGACGAACTGCTCGACCGGCTCGACGTGGTGGTCGGCTCGGTGCACGCCAATCTGCGTGACGACCGGGCACGAATGACCCGGCGGATGCTGACCGCGGTCGCCAACCCCCGGCTGGACATCCTCGGTCACTGCACCGGTCGGATGGTCACGTCCCGGCCGCCGGGGGTGACCGGCCCCGGCGACCGCGGCCACCGACGGCGGTCCCGGCCGCCAAGCGACTTCGACGCCGAAGCGGTCTTTGCCGCCTGCGCCGAACACGGCAAGGCCGTCGAGATCAACTCCCGGCCGGAGCGGCAGGACCCGCCGAAGCGGCTGATCCGGCTAGCGGTCGAGACCGGCTGCCTGTTCGCCATCGACACCGACGCCCACGCGCCGGGTCAGCTCGACTGGCAGCGGTTCGGGTGCGCCCGGGCCGCGCTCTGCGGTGTCGACGCCGACCGGGTGGTCAACACCTGGTCGGCCGGGGAGCTGGTCGACTGGGCCGCCGCCCATCACTGAACCACTGTCCGGCAGCGGGCCGGAGCGGGCCGGTCGGGGCAGCCCGGTGCCCTGTGCGATGGCCACCCCGGCCAGCACGATCAGCGCCCCGACCGGCTGGTGCCAGACCAGCCGCTCGCCGAGGACCGACACCCCTGCGGCGACCGCGACGACCGGCACGACATAGGTGACGGTGGCCGCCGTACTGGCCCCGACCAGCCGGATGTTGCGCATGTGGATCACGAAGGCCAGACCGGTGCCGACCGCGCCAAGAATCAGCACGCTCACGATCACCGCCGGGGAGAGCCGGGTCGGCGTCGGCGGGGCCCCGGCGACGATCGGTGCGACGACGGCCAACTGGCCGGTGGCCAGGATCAGCTGGGTCGCGGCGAGCGCGACGCCACTGTCGGACCGGCCGGCGACAAACCGCTTCTGGTACGGGATCGTCGCGCCATAGCAGGCGGCCGCGCCGAGACACATCAACTGCCCGGCGAACTGTCCCCCGCCGACGCCCTGCCAGACCCCGAGCACCACCAGCACTCCGACGAAGCCCAACCCGGTGCCGGCCAGCCGGCGGGCCGTCATCGCCTCGGTACGGAACACCAGCGCCGCCAGCGGCAGGGCGATCAGTGGGGTGGTGGCGTTCCAGATGCCGGCGAGCAGCGACGGGATCCGCTGCTCCCCGTACCCGATGAGGGTGAACGGCAGGGCGACCCCGACCGCCGCGACGACGCACTGGTGCAGCCACAGCCACGGATCCCGGGGCAGCCGGTCGCCGACCAGTGGCAACACGATCAGCAGGGTGAGCGCGCCGGCGGCGACCCGGGCCAGGGTCACGTGGATCGGATGCAGCTCGGCGACCCCGATCTTGATCAGCAGGAAACTGGTGCCCCAGATGCCGGCGAGCAGCAGGAAGCCGGGCAGCCAGCTGGCGAGCCGCGGACCGATTGGTGGGCCGGCCGGGCCGGGTTCCTGCATGCCCGTTCCACCTTTCGGATGCGCCGGCCCCACCGACCTGCCGCGTAGGGTCATCAGCATGGGACGTGTGGATGACATCAGCAACAGCTTTGTCGAGCGGTGGGCGCGGCTGAATCCGATCGGAGCCACCTACGCCGGCATCACCGGGCACGACGACCAGCTCGACGACCTGTCACCGGACGGATACGCCGAACGCGCCGCCCTGACCCGCGAGACGTTGCGGCAGCTCGATGTCGCCGACCCGGAGTCGGAGGCCGAACGGGTGGCCCGGGACGCGATGGCGGAGCGGCTCGGCCTGGAGCTGGCCCGCTACGAGGCGGGCGAGGAGACCAGCGAGCTGAGCGTCATCACCAGCGGTCTGCACCATCTGCGCCAGGTCTTCGACCTGATGCCGACCGAGGGCACCGAGGCAGTGGCCAACATCGCCGCCCGGCTGGACAACTATCCACAGTCTCTTGACCAGGTACGGGTCACCCTGCTGGACGCGGCCCGGGCCGGGCACGCGGCCCCCCGGGCGCAGATGCTCAAGGTCGCCGACCAGTGCGACGTCTGGACCGATCCGGAAGCGGACGACTTCTTCCATGCCCTGGTCGGCCGGCTGGCCGCTCCGGCCACGCTCACCGCGGACCTGCGCCGCGCGGCCTCGGCGGCCACTGCGGCGACCATCGCGTTCGGCCAGTTCCTGCGTACCGAGCTGGCCCCGTTGGGGCGGGACACCGAGGCCGCCGGGCGGGACCGCTACGAGCTCGCCTCCCAGTACTTCCTCGGCGCGCGGATCGACCTGGACGAGACGTACGCCTGGGGCTTCTTCGAGTTGGATCGCATCGAGCAGGAGATGCGCCGGGTCGCCGCCGAGATCGCCGGGCACGGCGCCAGCATCGACGACGCGGTACGCGCCCTGGACGCCGACCCGGCGCGGACCATCGCCGGTGGTGAGGCGTTCCGCGACTGGATGCAGGCGTTGGCCGACAAGGCCGTTGAGGACCTGCACGGCTCCCATTTCGACATACCACAGCAGATCCGGCGGATCGAGTGCTGCCTCGCACCGACCAGCGACGGCGGCATCTACTACACCGGGCCGAGTGAGGACTTCTCGCGACCGGGCCGGATGTGGTGGGCGGTGCCGCACGGGCTGACCGAGTTCTCGACCTGGCGGGAGGTGACCACGGTCTACCACGAAGGGGTGCCCGGACATCATCTGCAGATCGGTCAGACGCAGGTCCGTGCCGATCTGCTCAACCGCTGGCAGCGGCTACTCTGCTGGTGTTCCGGGCACAGCGAGGGCTGGGCGCTGTACGCGGAACGGCTGATGGACGAGTTGGGCTACCTGGCCGACCCCGGTGACCGGCTCGGCATGCTGGACGGGCAGGCGCTGCGGGCGGCCCGGGTGATCGTGGACATCGGCCTGCACCTGCAGTTGACCATCCCGCCGAACTCGTTCAACTTCCATCCCGGCGAGCGGTGGACTCCGGAGCTGGCGTGGCAGTTCCTGCGGGCGCACTGCCAACTCCCGGACGAGATCCTGCGGTTCGAGCTGGACCGGTATCTCGGCTGGCCGGGGCAGGCGGCGGCGTACAAGGTCGGGGAGCGGATCTGGCTGCAGGCCCGAGCCGACGCCCAGGCCCGCAAGGGTGCCGCCTTCGACCTCAAGGAGTTCCATCAGGCAGCGCTGAACCTGGGCGTACTCGGTCTCGACCCGCTGCGGACCGCGCTGGCCCGGATCTGACCACCCGCCCGGCGGGCCACGCCGGGGGCTGGGGGCCGGCTCAGCCGAGCGCGGCCATCAGGTCCCGGCAGGCCTGCTCGCACCGACGGCAGGCCTCGGCGCAGACCTGGCAGTGCTCGTGCTCGCTGGCGTGTGCCTGGCACTCCTCGCCGCACGAACGGCATGCCTGGATGCATGCCTGCAGCATCACCCTGGTGGTGTTCGCGTCGTAGCCGGTGTGCCGGGAGAGCACCCGGCCGGTGGTGGCACAGATGTCGGCGCAGTCGAGATTGGTGCGGATGCACTTGACCAGTTCGGCGACCGTGTCCTCGCTCAGGCACGCATCAGCGCAGGCGGTGCAGGCCTGAGCGCAGTCGAAGCAGGCGTCGATGCAGTCGGCGAGTGCCTGCTGGTCGACGTGTCCCAGATCGAGCGGATAGGTTTCCAGCATCTCGGTTGCTTGCGTCATGGTGACCTCCACAGGTGTGACCGTTGAGGTCGGGTACCCGCTGCCCGGCCCGACTAACACCGCCCCGGTCAGTCGGGCAGCCGCAGTGCCGCCCAGACCGTCTTGCCGTCGGCGAATCCGGCGTACCCCCAGTCGCTGGCGAGCGCCTCGATGATGGCCAGCCCTCGACCACGGCCGGGTGCCGGCCCGGGCCGGGGCCCGGTGGCCGGTCGGGGCAGCTCGGCAGCGCGGTCGCGGACGCTGATCCGGATCGCTCCGGCCTGCCGGGTGGTGGTGACGTCCAGCTCGGTGCCGGCATGTTCGACCGCGTTACTGACCAGCTCGGAACCGATCACCATCGCCTCGTCGACCAGAGCGGTCAGGTGCCACGAGCGGCAGGCACCGCCGATCAGCCGGCGGGCCTGTCCCGGCGAGTGCGGGTGCGGGGGCAGGTACTCGTGCCACCGGTACGGGGACCTTGGTGCTGATTCGACCAGTTTGGTGGCGTCGATCACGCTGTCCTGCACACTCACCAGACCGCTGATGCTGTGCCGGGCGAGCCGGCCGGTGGGTGAGTCCGGCCGGGCACACAGGTGCACCACCGGACGGTGGCTGGCGTCGCCGCCCTGCACGATGGCGAAGACCCGCAGCCCGATCGGGCTGGCCACGGTCACCTCGTCCAGCTCGACGAGCAGCGCCAACGGCTCCTCCAGCAGGCAGCGGCGCAGCACCGGGGCGAGCCGGACCAGTTCGGTGTCGGTCAACGCGCCGGTCAGCCGGATCCGGGTGACACCGCTGGCGAAGTCACGCGCCACCAGCCAGGTGAGGGTGTTCACCCGTGGGCCCCGTTGTCCGGTCTACCACCGTAGACGGTTCCGGTGTGCTCCTGCGGCGCGATGCCCAGCAGTGGCGCGACTCCGGTTACCCGCAGCACCCGGGCGACGATCGGCT is a window from the Solwaraspora sp. WMMD792 genome containing:
- a CDS encoding prephenate dehydrogenase/arogenate dehydrogenase family protein, with the protein product MRVAVIGLGLIGGSALRAFAAAGHRVFGYDADPATRATARTAAARAALGARWQVAPTVRDAVADADLVLLAVPLPAVGPVLDEIAAVGYSGLVTDVTSVKEPVRRLVDRRLHRQHDRTAGFVGGHPMAGRETSGFTSADPELFTGCAWVLCLEPPVTSVDDWLTVATAVTGLGARVVPATAEEHDRAVAAISHVPHLLATALAATAVTDPLAWSLAAGSFRDGTRVAASRPELVAAMCGGNAGAVRSALDEVLATLAAARAALDAEDPVQALVPWLTPGSSARGGWPPQPGRPLELPARPDALLRLGRAGGWVTAVADDRRTVTAVRPAPVD
- the mtnA gene encoding S-methyl-5-thioribose-1-phosphate isomerase; amino-acid sequence: MRTIDWVDDAIEIIDQTALPDRTTVLRLSTVEAVVDAIRSLAVRGAPALGVAGALGVALAARLHHDEPDRLADAVDRLRTARPTAVNLARGVDRAAARLAESPAAVLAEAVALRDEEEAASVAMARLGADLLGQLCPPRCRLLTHCNTGALATVTGGTALGVVVELHRRGGLESVIASETRPLLQGARLTAWELDRAGVDFRVAVDGAGPFLMARGLVDAVVVGADRICANGDTINKIGTYAHALGARRAGLPFVVVAPETTVDPATATGAQVEIEDRGSAEVVSFAAARTTPAGAGAVNPAFDVTPADLVTAVVTDRRVIRLDRGEQI
- a CDS encoding PHP domain-containing protein: MVTGVSNARDPIADLRRIAFLLERANEATYRVRAFRSAATALAGLPAAELSQRADAGTLTELAGVGEVTARCVAESLAGEEPVYLRRLLATEGTDLDEAAAALRAALRGDCHTHSDWSDGGSPIEEMALAAVELGHEYLVLTDHSPRLTVARGLTASRLRRQLDHVAALNAALPEGFRILTGIEVDILPDGSLDQSDELLDRLDVVVGSVHANLRDDRARMTRRMLTAVANPRLDILGHCTGRMVTSRPPGVTGPGDRGHRRRSRPPSDFDAEAVFAACAEHGKAVEINSRPERQDPPKRLIRLAVETGCLFAIDTDAHAPGQLDWQRFGCARAALCGVDADRVVNTWSAGELVDWAAAHH
- a CDS encoding DUF885 domain-containing protein; translation: MGRVDDISNSFVERWARLNPIGATYAGITGHDDQLDDLSPDGYAERAALTRETLRQLDVADPESEAERVARDAMAERLGLELARYEAGEETSELSVITSGLHHLRQVFDLMPTEGTEAVANIAARLDNYPQSLDQVRVTLLDAARAGHAAPRAQMLKVADQCDVWTDPEADDFFHALVGRLAAPATLTADLRRAASAATAATIAFGQFLRTELAPLGRDTEAAGRDRYELASQYFLGARIDLDETYAWGFFELDRIEQEMRRVAAEIAGHGASIDDAVRALDADPARTIAGGEAFRDWMQALADKAVEDLHGSHFDIPQQIRRIECCLAPTSDGGIYYTGPSEDFSRPGRMWWAVPHGLTEFSTWREVTTVYHEGVPGHHLQIGQTQVRADLLNRWQRLLCWCSGHSEGWALYAERLMDELGYLADPGDRLGMLDGQALRAARVIVDIGLHLQLTIPPNSFNFHPGERWTPELAWQFLRAHCQLPDEILRFELDRYLGWPGQAAAYKVGERIWLQARADAQARKGAAFDLKEFHQAALNLGVLGLDPLRTALARI
- a CDS encoding four-helix bundle copper-binding protein, producing MTQATEMLETYPLDLGHVDQQALADCIDACFDCAQACTACADACLSEDTVAELVKCIRTNLDCADICATTGRVLSRHTGYDANTTRVMLQACIQACRSCGEECQAHASEHEHCQVCAEACRRCEQACRDLMAALG
- a CDS encoding ATP-binding protein, whose protein sequence is MNTLTWLVARDFASGVTRIRLTGALTDTELVRLAPVLRRCLLEEPLALLVELDEVTVASPIGLRVFAIVQGGDASHRPVVHLCARPDSPTGRLARHSISGLVSVQDSVIDATKLVESAPRSPYRWHEYLPPHPHSPGQARRLIGGACRSWHLTALVDEAMVIGSELVSNAVEHAGTELDVTTTRQAGAIRISVRDRAAELPRPATGPRPGPAPGRGRGLAIIEALASDWGYAGFADGKTVWAALRLPD